From one Acidimicrobiales bacterium genomic stretch:
- a CDS encoding YdcF family protein, whose translation MVRLALKVTAGLTAVGFLYLAVTFVQVLQASGRDEARSVQAIVVLGAAQYNGRPSPVLRARLDHAAELYRRGLAANVVVTGGKQAGDRQTEATVSADYLIGHGVPEDAILREVQGRSSWQQLAAAAAFLKKRGITKVLLVSDGFHSARIAAIAHELGLEGYTSPARGSPIRGAGKLPYVGKETLAVAAGRILGYRRMAGISTAASSSMGQVAVPVARASSTVAASG comes from the coding sequence GTGGTCCGCCTGGCGCTGAAGGTCACGGCCGGGCTGACGGCGGTCGGGTTCCTCTACCTGGCCGTCACCTTCGTCCAGGTACTGCAGGCCTCGGGGCGCGACGAGGCTCGCTCCGTGCAAGCGATCGTCGTCCTCGGGGCCGCCCAGTACAACGGCCGGCCGTCACCGGTGCTGCGGGCCCGGCTCGACCATGCCGCCGAGCTCTACCGCCGGGGCCTGGCCGCCAACGTCGTGGTCACCGGAGGCAAGCAGGCGGGGGACAGGCAGACGGAGGCGACCGTGTCCGCCGACTACCTCATCGGTCACGGTGTGCCGGAGGATGCCATCCTGCGGGAGGTCCAGGGTCGGTCGTCGTGGCAGCAGTTGGCGGCAGCCGCCGCCTTCCTCAAGAAGCGGGGAATCACCAAGGTCCTGCTGGTGTCGGACGGCTTCCACAGCGCTCGGATCGCCGCCATCGCCCACGAGCTCGGACTGGAGGGCTACACGTCACCGGCTAGGGGCTCGCCGATACGCGGAGCGGGCAAGCTGCCCTACGTCGGCAAGGAGACCCTGGCCGTGGCCGCCGGCCGCATCCTCGGCTACCGGCGCATGGCCGGCATCTCGACGGCCGCGTCGTCGTCGATGGGGCAGGTCGCCGTTCCGGTCGCACGGGCGTCGTCGACCGTGGCAGCCAGCGGCTAA
- a CDS encoding cysteine dioxygenase family protein, giving the protein MTVLIQTPGTLDSRELAALARRLGSAVRGDEVTIERGEDRGFVRLLETPTHEAWLIAWARTSGLDLHDHGGSAGAIHVVRGRLHEEYTDLDRPHHLRSRRLGPGRSVPVPASRAHEVTNPGTELALSVHVYSPPITTMTFYDRDPERFLKRLRTEPR; this is encoded by the coding sequence GTGACCGTGCTCATACAGACGCCGGGCACCCTGGACAGCCGTGAGCTCGCCGCCCTGGCGCGGCGTCTTGGGTCCGCCGTGCGGGGAGACGAGGTCACGATCGAGCGTGGGGAGGACCGCGGCTTCGTCCGCTTGCTGGAGACGCCCACGCACGAGGCCTGGCTCATCGCCTGGGCGCGCACGAGCGGCCTTGACCTCCACGACCACGGTGGGTCGGCGGGCGCCATCCATGTCGTGCGGGGCCGCCTACACGAGGAATACACCGACCTCGATCGTCCTCACCACCTCCGGTCGCGCCGGCTTGGGCCCGGGCGCTCCGTCCCCGTACCGGCGTCGCGGGCGCACGAGGTCACCAACCCGGGTACCGAGTTGGCCCTCAGCGTCCACGTGTACTCCCCGCCGATCACGACCATGACGTTCTACGACCGGGACCCGGAACGGTTCCTGAAGCGACTCCGCACGGAGCCGCGATAG
- a CDS encoding DUF4395 domain-containing protein, whose product MTQARSLFSFPDPVDEVSARLVAAGVVAMAAASLVFEFRWLTVLLAYGFVARVLTGPTLSPLGLLVTRVVRPHLGVRPRFVAGPPKRFAQGVGAVVSTVAAVLALGLDHWGAAQVLLGLMVVFASLETALGLCVGCKVFAALMRAGMIPETVCERCANPSVRAKGPGAAGAEAPA is encoded by the coding sequence ATGACACAGGCCCGCTCGCTGTTCTCGTTCCCGGACCCCGTCGACGAGGTGTCGGCCCGGTTGGTGGCTGCCGGCGTGGTGGCCATGGCCGCGGCGTCGCTCGTCTTCGAGTTTCGTTGGCTGACGGTGTTGCTCGCCTATGGCTTCGTGGCCAGGGTGCTCACCGGCCCGACGCTCAGTCCGCTGGGCCTGCTGGTGACCCGCGTGGTCAGGCCCCACCTCGGCGTACGTCCAAGATTTGTCGCCGGCCCACCCAAGCGATTCGCGCAGGGGGTCGGGGCCGTCGTGTCGACGGTCGCCGCAGTGCTTGCCCTCGGGCTCGACCATTGGGGCGCGGCCCAGGTCCTGCTCGGGCTCATGGTCGTTTTCGCGTCGCTGGAGACCGCTCTCGGGCTGTGTGTCGGCTGCAAGGTGTTCGCCGCCCTCATGCGCGCCGGCATGATCCCCGAGACGGTGTGCGAGCGGTGCGCCAACCCATCGGTGAGGGCGAAAGGGCCCGGTGCGGCCGGCGCCGAGGCGCCGGCGTGA